The Candidatus Methylomirabilota bacterium nucleotide sequence GCCGAGCTGGCGAAGAAAGGCACCGTCCTGGCAGGGATGCCGCCGATGAGCGTCGAGGAGATCGTCAACGGGATCCTGATCAGCCACATCGACGAGCACTGCGGGAGCATCGGCGCCACCGTCGGCCGCTGACGCGTCACCATCGGGCGCGGGAGGGGTGCGTGCGATGTCCATGCCTTTGCGAATGACCGCGGCGGTGCTCCACGGCGCGGGCGACCTGCGCGTCGAAGAGTGGCCCGTGCCCGAGCCGGGGCCTGGCGAGGCGCTGCTCCGGGTGAACGTGGCCTCCATCTGCGGGACCGACCTCAAGGTGCTCCACCGCAAGCTCGCCGGCCAGCCCGACGGCGACTTCGTCATGGGCCACGAGTACGCGGGCACGGTGGCGGCCCTCGGTCCGGGGGTGGACGAGTTCGCGGTCGGCGAGCGCGTCGCGGTCGAGGTGCACAAGGGCTGCGAGCGCTGCGAGAACTGCATCAAGGGCTGGTACACGTCCTGCCTCAACTACGGCAACCTCGCCAAGGGCCATCGGGCCAAGGGGCTGACGTGCGACGGCGGCTTCGCCGACTACACGGTCAATCACATCAACACCCTCTACCGTCTTCCCGACAACCTCACCTTCGAGCAGGCGTGCATGGTGACGACGGCGGCGTCGCCGCTCTGGGCGATCGACTTGATGGGCGGCTACGTCGCGGGCGAGACGGTGCTGGTGCAGGGCCCGGGGCCCATCGGGCTCGTCGCCGTCCAGCTCGCGAAGGCGCTCGGCGCCGAGCGGGTCATCCTGAGCGGGACCCGCGACGAGCGTCTGGCGACCGGCCGCCGGCTCGGCGCGGACGACGTCGTCAACGTGCGCCGGGAGAATCTGCCGGCGCGCGTGCGCGAGATCACCGCGGGCAAGGGGGCCGACTCGGTGCTCGAGTGCGCGGGCGGCGCGACCTCGCTGCAGGAGGCGCTCGAGTGCGTCAAGCGCGGCGGCCGGATCGGGGTCGTGGCCTGGTACGCGGGGCCGGTCGAGGTGGACATGAACCTCGCCGTGCGGAGCAACGTGCGGATCTACGCGGCCCGCGGCGAGGGCGGGATGAACTGCGGCCGGTCCCTGGCCCTCATGAGCGCGGGCAAGATCCTGGCGGATCCCATCATCACCCACCACTTCCCGCTCGCGAAGATCCACGACGCCTTCCACACCTACACGGAACGCGTCGGCAACGCGCTGAAGGTCGTCATCCACGTCTGACGCGATGCGGACCGCGCTGGCGGCGCTGCTCCTCCTCACCGCGCTGGCGTCGCCCGCCGCGGCACGGGAGAGCCCCCGCTACGGGGGCGAGCTGATCTTCGTCGTGCCCGCGGAGCCGCCCTCGTACGACGCCCACCGCGAGGAGACCTTCGCGATCGTGCATCCGGCGGCGCCCCATTACAGCACCCTGCTCCGCGTCGATCCGGACGACCGGACCGCCACCCGGCTCGTCGGGGACCTCGCGGAGTCCTGGTCCGTTTCGTTCGTCTTCGTCGAGTACGTGCGGGGGAGTCACTGGCTCGGGCGACGGAACCCGGACTACTGGGACAAGGGGAAGCCCTACCTCGACGGGTACCGCGCCGTCTTCATCGCGGACACGGCGGCGCAGGTGGCGGCGATCCGCGGACAGCGCGCGATGATCCAGTTCCGCGGCTTCTCGCCGGGGAACCGTGACAGCCTCGTCCGGGCGCTGGGCGACAAGATCGCCGTGCAGGAGAGCCCGTGGGCGTGCTGGAACCCGCTCGCGCTCAACCACGAGCGGAAGCCGTTCGACGACCGGCGCGTGCGGCGCGCGCTCACGCTCGCGCTCGACCGGTATGCGGGCGCGCAGGCGCTCTCGAAGATCACCCTCCTCCGAGAGATCACGGGAGTCCAGGGCGAGGGCAGCCCGTTCGCCGCGTCGCCGGCCGAGCTCGAGCCGCTCGCCGGCTACGGTCGCGACATCGCCCGGTCCCGCGCGGAGGCCCGGCGGCTCCTGCGGGAGGCCGGCGTCCCCGACGGGTTCGCCTTCACGTTCAAGAACCGGGGCATCGCGAACCCCTACGAGGCGCTCGGGGTCTGGCTCGTGGACCAGTGGCGCCAGATCGGCCTCCGCGTCAGGATGGAGACGCTCGAGCTCGGCATACTCTATTCGGACATCCGCGCCGGCAGCTTCGAGGTCGCGGCCGACTTCCACTGCAGCTACCTCGTCGAGCCGGATCTCGCCCTGTTCAAGTTCCAGTCGATGGACGTCAGCCCGGTGAACTACGGCCGCTACGTCGATCGCGTCCTGGACGAGCTCTACCAGAAGCAGAGCCGGGCCACGGACCGCAAGGAGCGACGACGGGCGATCCGCGAGTTCGAGCGCCGGCTCCTCCACGACGAGACGCACTTCATCTACACCTTCCAGTGGCATCGCATCGTCCCGCACAGCGCGCGGGTCAGGGGCTGGACGATCACGCCGAGCCACTTTCTCAACAGCCAGCTCGATACCGTCTGGCTCGCGGAGTAGGTCCGCTACAATAGCCTCGCTCCATGGGACGCCAGGACCTCGAGATCGCCCGCGCCGTGAAGCTCCGGCCCATCCAGGAAGTCGCCGAGTCGCTCGGCCTGACCTCCCGCGACCTCGAGCCCTACGGGAGCGACAAGGCGAAGATCCGCTGGGAGGTCGTCGAGCGGGTCGCCGACCGCCCCGACGGCGCGCTCGTCCTCGTGACCGCGATGACGCCGACGCCCGCGGGCGAGGGGAAGACCACGACGACGATCGGCCTCGCCGACGGCCTCCGCCGGCTGGGCGCGCGCGCGGTCGTCGCGCTGCGCGAGCCGTCGCTCGGCCCGGTGTTCGGCGCCAAGGGCGGCGGGACGGGCGGGGGCCACGCCCAGGTCGCCCCGATGGAGGACATCAACCTGCACTTCACCGGCGACATGCACGCGATCGGCGCCGCCCACAACCTGCTCGCGGCGATGCTCGACAACCACCTGGCACAGGGCAACGCCCTCGGCCTCGACACTCGCCGCGTCCTCTGGAAGCGCGTGCTCGACATGAACGACCGCGCGCTCCGGAACGTCGTCGCCGGCCTCGGGGGCCCCGCCCACGGCGTGCCGCGCGAGACGGGCTTCGAGATCACCGTCGCCTCCGAGGTCATGGCGATCCTCTGCCTGGCGCGCGACCTCCACGACTTCCGGGCGCGCGCCGAGCGCGTCGTCGTCGGCGAGACGGCCGCCGGCGCGCTCGTCACGGCGCGCGAGCTCCGCGCCGCCGGCGCCATGGCGGTGCTCATGAAGGACGCGATCAAGCCGAATCTGGTCCAGACCCTCGAGGCCACGCCGGCTCTCGTCCACGGCGGGCCCTTCGGCAACATCGCCCACGGCTGCAACACCCTCATCGCGACGCGCCTCGGGCTGAAGCTCGGCGAGATCCTCGTGACCGAGGCCGGGTTCGCGACCGAGCTCGGGATGGAGAAGTTCCTCGACATCAAGTGCCGGGCGGGCGCTCCCGTGCCCGCGCTCGTCGTGGTCGTCGCAACCGTGCGCGCCCTCAAGCTCCACGGCGGCGTCGCCCTCGCCGCGCTCGAGCGCGAGGCCGTCGAGGCGGTGCGGCGAGGGTTCGACAACCTCGCGAAGCACCTCGAAAACGCGCGCGCCTTCGGCCTGACGCCGGTCGTCGCGCTGAACCACTTCGCGGGCGACACCGAGGCGGAGGTCACGGCCGTGCGGGACCTGTGCCGGGCCGCGGGCGTCGCCGTCGGGGTCTCGCGGGCCTGGGCGGAGGGCGGCGCGGGGACGACGGAGCTCGCGCGTCTGGTCCGCGACGCGATCCACGGCGGGGCGCGGGGACGCTTCAGTTATCTGTATCCGGACGACATGGGGCTCCGCCAGAAGATCGAGACGATCGTCACGCGGATGTACGGCGCCGACGGCGCGGAGCTGGCCCCCGCCGCCCAGGCCAAGCTCGAGCGCTGGGAGGCCCTCGGCCACGGGCGGCTCCCGGTCTGCATGGCGAAGACGCAGAACTCGCTCTCCGACGACCCGAAGAAGCGGGGCCGCCCGCGTGGCTTCAGCGTGAGCGTGCGCGACGCGAAGCTCTGCGCCGGCGCCGGCTTCGTCGTGGCCTACGCGGGCGACGTCCTCACGATGCCGGGGCTCCCGAAGGCGCCGGGAGCCGAGACGATCGACATCGACGCGGACGGCAACGTCGTCGGCCTGTTCTGAGTCCGGCGGTGGCGACGACCGTGTTCGACGCGTTCCTCGCGACGGCCGAGGCCGCGCCCGGCAACGCGTTCCTCTGCGCGCCGCCGGCCCCCGGGCGCGCCTACCATCCCGACGGCGTCGAGTACACGTACGCAGAGACGAAGGCGCAGGTGCTGCGGCGGCGCGACCTCTACCGCGCCGCGGGCTACGGCCACGGCCATCGCGTGGCGCTGCTCCTCGAGAACCGGCCGGAGTTCTTCTTCCACTACCTCGCCCTGAACGCGCTCGGATGCGGGATCGTGCCGATCAACCCCGATTACCGGCACGACGAGATGCTCTACCAGATGGACCACTCGGAGGCGGACCTCGCGGTGTCGATCGCGGGGCGCGTCGCCGATCTGGAGGCGGTCGCGCGCGAGCGGACGAAGCCCCTGCCCGTCGTCGCCGTCGAGGCGATGCCCGCGGCGCTCCCGAAGCCCGGGCCGGCGCCGAGGGCCGGCGCGCCGGGGCTCGACACGGAGTGCAGCCTCCTCTACACGTCCGGCACGACGGGTCGGCCGAAGGGCTGCATCCTCACGAACTTCTACTACCTGAACGCCGGCGCCTGGTACCGCGACCTCGGCGGGCTCGTGCGCTTCGAGCGCGGCGGCGACCGCGTCCTGAACCCGCTTCCGCTCTTCCACATGAACTGCCAGGCTGTGACGGCGACCGGCGTGATCCTCACCGCGAACTGTCTGATCCTGCCCGAGCGCTTCAGCCCGGGGCGCTGGTGGAAGGACGTCGTCGCGACGCGCGCGACGGTCATCCACTATCTCGGCGTCGTGCCGCCGCTGCTCCTGAACCAGCCGGAGACGCCCGAGGAGCGCCGGCACCGTGTGAGGTTCGGCTTCGGCGCGGGCGTCGAGCCCGAGCTCCACGCGGCCTTCGAGAAGCGCTTCGGCTTCCCGCTGGTCGAGGTGTGGGGCATGACCGAGACGGGACGCATCTACGGCGACTGCGTCGAGCCGCGCCAGACCCGGACGCGCGCCTTCGGCCGGCCCTTCGGCGGGTTCGAGGCGAAGGTGCTGGACGACACGGACCGGGAGGTGCCGCGCGGGACCGAGGGCGAGCTGGTCGTGCGTTTCGCCGGGCCCGACCCACGCCGCGGGTTCTTCTCCGGCTACCTGAAGAACCCGGAGGCGACGGAGGAGGCGTGGCGCGGCGGCTGGTTCCACACGGGCGACATCGTGCGCCAGGCCGGGGACGGCATGCTCTACTTCGTCGACCGGAAGAAGAACATCATCCGGCGCTCGGGCGAGAACATCGCCGCGGCGGAGGTCGAGGCCTGCCTCCAGGCGCACGACGCGGTCGCCCAGGTGGCGGTCCTCGCCGCGCCCGACGAGATCCGCGAGGAGGAAGTGATGGCGTGCGTCGTCCCAATGGCCGGCGTCGCTGCGGACGCCGCCCTGGCCTCGGCGCTCTTCGACTGGTGCATGGCGCGGCTCGCCTATTTCAAGGCGCCCGGCTGGATCCTCTTCGTCCCGAGCCTGCCGACCACGGGGACCCAGAAGGTGCAGAAAGCACAGATCTTTCCGCGCGGCGAGGACCCGCGCCGGTGCCCCGGCGCGATCGACCTCCGCGCGCGGAAGAAGCGCCGCTCGCCCGGTGCCGGGGCGGGGGTAGGCTTGTGCTAGTATCCGTCGGAAGCTCACTCTGGAGGAGTCGATGCTCCGCGCCGTTCTCCTCGGCACCGGGTCGCCGCCCCCCAGCCCGCGACGGCGCGGGCCCGCGACACTTCTGTCGCTCGACGACGAGCGCTTCCTCGTGGACGCGGGCTCCGGCGCCGGCGTGCAGCTCGTCCAGGCGGGCGTGCGCCCGTACGAGTGGCCGCGCGTGCTCATCACGCACCAGCACTCCGACCACACGATCGACCTCGGCCACCTGCTGATCACGCGCTGGATCGTCG carries:
- a CDS encoding ABC transporter substrate-binding protein; translated protein: MRTALAALLLLTALASPAAARESPRYGGELIFVVPAEPPSYDAHREETFAIVHPAAPHYSTLLRVDPDDRTATRLVGDLAESWSVSFVFVEYVRGSHWLGRRNPDYWDKGKPYLDGYRAVFIADTAAQVAAIRGQRAMIQFRGFSPGNRDSLVRALGDKIAVQESPWACWNPLALNHERKPFDDRRVRRALTLALDRYAGAQALSKITLLREITGVQGEGSPFAASPAELEPLAGYGRDIARSRAEARRLLREAGVPDGFAFTFKNRGIANPYEALGVWLVDQWRQIGLRVRMETLELGILYSDIRAGSFEVAADFHCSYLVEPDLALFKFQSMDVSPVNYGRYVDRVLDELYQKQSRATDRKERRRAIREFERRLLHDETHFIYTFQWHRIVPHSARVRGWTITPSHFLNSQLDTVWLAE
- a CDS encoding formate--tetrahydrofolate ligase yields the protein MGRQDLEIARAVKLRPIQEVAESLGLTSRDLEPYGSDKAKIRWEVVERVADRPDGALVLVTAMTPTPAGEGKTTTTIGLADGLRRLGARAVVALREPSLGPVFGAKGGGTGGGHAQVAPMEDINLHFTGDMHAIGAAHNLLAAMLDNHLAQGNALGLDTRRVLWKRVLDMNDRALRNVVAGLGGPAHGVPRETGFEITVASEVMAILCLARDLHDFRARAERVVVGETAAGALVTARELRAAGAMAVLMKDAIKPNLVQTLEATPALVHGGPFGNIAHGCNTLIATRLGLKLGEILVTEAGFATELGMEKFLDIKCRAGAPVPALVVVVATVRALKLHGGVALAALEREAVEAVRRGFDNLAKHLENARAFGLTPVVALNHFAGDTEAEVTAVRDLCRAAGVAVGVSRAWAEGGAGTTELARLVRDAIHGGARGRFSYLYPDDMGLRQKIETIVTRMYGADGAELAPAAQAKLERWEALGHGRLPVCMAKTQNSLSDDPKKRGRPRGFSVSVRDAKLCAGAGFVVAYAGDVLTMPGLPKAPGAETIDIDADGNVVGLF
- a CDS encoding AMP-binding protein — its product is MATTVFDAFLATAEAAPGNAFLCAPPAPGRAYHPDGVEYTYAETKAQVLRRRDLYRAAGYGHGHRVALLLENRPEFFFHYLALNALGCGIVPINPDYRHDEMLYQMDHSEADLAVSIAGRVADLEAVARERTKPLPVVAVEAMPAALPKPGPAPRAGAPGLDTECSLLYTSGTTGRPKGCILTNFYYLNAGAWYRDLGGLVRFERGGDRVLNPLPLFHMNCQAVTATGVILTANCLILPERFSPGRWWKDVVATRATVIHYLGVVPPLLLNQPETPEERRHRVRFGFGAGVEPELHAAFEKRFGFPLVEVWGMTETGRIYGDCVEPRQTRTRAFGRPFGGFEAKVLDDTDREVPRGTEGELVVRFAGPDPRRGFFSGYLKNPEATEEAWRGGWFHTGDIVRQAGDGMLYFVDRKKNIIRRSGENIAAAEVEACLQAHDAVAQVAVLAAPDEIREEEVMACVVPMAGVAADAALASALFDWCMARLAYFKAPGWILFVPSLPTTGTQKVQKAQIFPRGEDPRRCPGAIDLRARKKRRSPGAGAGVGLC
- a CDS encoding zinc-binding dehydrogenase, translating into MPLRMTAAVLHGAGDLRVEEWPVPEPGPGEALLRVNVASICGTDLKVLHRKLAGQPDGDFVMGHEYAGTVAALGPGVDEFAVGERVAVEVHKGCERCENCIKGWYTSCLNYGNLAKGHRAKGLTCDGGFADYTVNHINTLYRLPDNLTFEQACMVTTAASPLWAIDLMGGYVAGETVLVQGPGPIGLVAVQLAKALGAERVILSGTRDERLATGRRLGADDVVNVRRENLPARVREITAGKGADSVLECAGGATSLQEALECVKRGGRIGVVAWYAGPVEVDMNLAVRSNVRIYAARGEGGMNCGRSLALMSAGKILADPIITHHFPLAKIHDAFHTYTERVGNALKVVIHV